A single Primulina eburnea isolate SZY01 chromosome 11, ASM2296580v1, whole genome shotgun sequence DNA region contains:
- the LOC140804446 gene encoding homeobox-leucine zipper protein HDG1-like isoform X2: MSFGDFILKNSRGLRDDSGIAAMVADGLFNPKSNNSMSYPLQMVHSSSPQLIFNSSPLSLALPKRENTAEMGLMGKGFDNNLSGKTKEDEFGSPSSDNFEAASGDDQETIENKSSKRKKYHRHTPFQIQELEACFKENPHPDEKSRLELGRRLGLDVRQVKFWFQNRRTQIKTQLERHENSILKQENDKLRIENITMKEAMRGPMCNNCGSPAILGEVHIEHHHLMIENARLKDELNRLGVLANKFLGTPACSMHPVMGNSRFDLGVIRDGFCDLNYTESQLPLGLDFGDRVSSDFPLGPPSGLTMGMNSIDVPYNKSVFLDLALAAMNELIKLSQLDSPLWFRSLEGGGETLNLEEYRKTFSPCTGVSSSNLMTEATRSTGTIILNCEAIMETLLDVNRWTEMFPWIIGNASILDLVFSGSGGKRNGVLLLMEAEFQVLSPLVPVRQAKFLRFCKQHKEDVWAVVDVSIDTIFQNPSLNASVNCRRLPSGIVVQDMSNGSSKVTWIEHTEYDESAIHEIYKPLLRSGIGFGAQKWISILQRQCELAATITSSTVSAENNLALTLNGKKSLAKLAQRMTRNFCTGVCSTVHKWEIVQSDINADDTKLAIRKSYGDLGEPSGVILSATTTVWMPVSPIRLFEFLQDEKARVHWDVLSQDGPTQQILYIPKSQEPGNSISILRGNAPPTSRNGVLILQDTFFDTSGSLIVHAAVEIAGMNMVMSGGDSSNLSFLPSGFAILPDCFPDSSKPPSAHESGGSFLTLGFQILVNNLPAAKLTMESIYTVKSLIARTLHGIKTGLHSN; encoded by the exons ATAGCAGAGGTCTAAGGGACGACAGTGGCATTGCTGCAATGGTTGCTGATGGTTTATTCAACCCAAAGTCTAATAACTCCATGTCTTATCCTCTGCAGATGGTTCATTCATCTTCTCCTCAACTCATTTTCAACTCTTCGCCGCTTTCTCTTGCCCTG CCAAAGAGGGAGAATACTGCGGAAATGGGGTTGATGGGGAAAGGTTTTGACAATAATTTAAGTGGAAAGACAAAGGAGGATGAGTTTGGGAGCCCTTCAAGTGATAACTTTGAAGCTGCATCAGGGGATGATCAAGAAACGATTGAAAATAAGTCATCAAAAAGGAAGAAATATCACAGGCACACGCCTTTTCAAATTCAAGAACTTGAGGC TTGTTTCAAGGAGAATCCTCATCCTGACGAGAAATCAAGATTAGAACTAGGAAGAAGACTAGGATTGGATGTTAGGCAGGTCAAATTTTGGTTTCAGAATAGAAGGACTCAAATCAAG ACCCAATTAGAACGTCATGAAAATTCAATCCTAAAACAAGAAAATGATAAGCTCCGCATTGAGAACATTACCATGAAGGAAGCAATGAGAGGCCCAATGTGCAACAACTGTGGTAGCCCAGCTATTCTTGGGGAAGTGCATATTGAGCATCACCATCTAATGATCGAAAATGCACGTCTGAAAGATGAGCTTAACCGACTTGGAGTCTTGGCAAACAAATTCTTGGGTACACCTGCCTGTTCAATGCACCCTGTAATGGGAAACTCGAGATTTGATCTTGGTGTCATTAGGGATGGATTCTGTGATTTGAATTATACGGAATCTCAGTTGCCCTTGGGACTTGATTTCGGCGATCGAGTTTCAAGTGATTTCCCTCTTGGGCCCCCAAGCGGACTTACAATGGGCATGAATAGTATTGATGTTCCTTACAACAAATCCGTGTTTCTTGATCTGGCATTGGCTGCAATGAATGAGCTTATAAAGTTGTCCCAACTAGACAGCCCTCTATGGTTCCGAAGTTTGGAAGGAGGTGGAGAAACATTGAATCTTGAGGAGTACAGAAAAACATTTTCGCCTTGCACAGGTGTGAGTTCCAGTAATCTTATGACGGAAGCAACAAGATCTACTGGTACAATAATTCTAAACTGCGAGGCCATCATGGAAACTTTATTGGATGTG AATCGTTGGACAGAAATGTTTCCGTGGATCATCGGCAACGCCTCAATTCTTGACTTGGTTTTTAGTGGCTCTGGTGGAAAACGAAACGGGGTACTGCTACTG ATGGAAGCTGAATTCCAAGTGTTATCACCTCTGGTACCTGTTCGGCAAGCAAAGTTTCTTCGTTTCTGCAAGCAGCATAAGGAAGATGTTTGGGCTGTCGTTGATGTGTCCATTGACACCATCTTCCAAAATCCAAGCTTAAATGCATCTGTCAATTGCAGGAGGCTCCCTTCCGGTATAGTTGTGCAAGATATGTCAAATGGTAGTTCAAAG GTTACCTGGATTGAGCACACGGAATACGATGAGAGTGCTATCCATGAAATCTACAAGCCATTACTTCGATCCGGCATAGGTTTTGGCGCCCAGAAATGGATTTCAATCCTGCAGCGGCAATGTGAGCTTGCTGCTACTATCACGTCTTCTACTGTCTCCGCAGAAAATAATTTGG CACTTACTCTGAATGGTAAGAAGAGCTTAGCAAAACTGGCACAGCGAATGACTCGAAACTTCTGCACTGGTGTTTGTTCCACGGTTCACAAGTGGGAAATAGTGCAATCTGATATTAATGCCGATGATACGAAGTTGGCGATACGTAAGAGCTATGGTGACTTGGGGGAGCCGTCTGGTGTCATACTGAGTGCTACTACGACTGTTTGGATGCCGGTGTCACCAATACGTTTGTTTGAATTCTTACAGGATGAAAAGGCCCGAGTCCATTGGGATGTCTTATCCCAAGATGGGCCGACACAGCAAATTTTGTACATCCCCAAAAGCCAGGAGCCGGGCAATAGTATTTCTATTCTCCGAGGCAAT GCTCCTCCTACCAGCCGAAACGGGGTGCTGATTTTGCAAGACACTTTCTTTGATACTTCAGGGTCACTCATAGTTCACGCAGCTGTTGAAATTGCCGGAATGAATATGGTGATGAGTGGGGGAGATTCTTCCAACTTGTCTTTCTTGCCTTCTGGATTCGCAATTTTACCCGACTGTTTCCCGGATTCCAGCAAGCCCCCTAGTGCCCATGAGAGTGGTGGTTCTTTTCTGACTTTAGGATTCCAGATACTGGTGAACAACCTGCCAGCAGCCAAGCTGACAATGGAATCCATCTACACCGTCAAATCCCTCATTGCTCGTACACTTCACGGTATCAAAACTGGACTCCATTCCAACTGA
- the LOC140804406 gene encoding uncharacterized protein, which yields MFSLFYGLWKYTFSKTEFHVLILGIDKAGKTTLLERLKSQYSNLEGLPPDRIVPTVGLNIGRVEVSNTKLVFWDLGGQPGLRSIWEKYYEEAHAVVFVVDAACPSRFEDSKSALEKVIRHEDLQGAPLLILANKQDLEEAVSSDELARYLDLKKLDERSYTFQSVSAFDGLGIKESVNWLVDAMERSKRSETLRVRAGSSVV from the exons ATGTTTTCACTGTTTTATGGATTGTGGAAGTATACTTTCAGTAAAACAGAGTTTCATGTTCTTATACTTGGAATTGATAAGGCTGGAAAAACG ACATTACTGGAGAGATTGAAATCACAGTATTCAAACTTGGAAGGTCTTCCTCCAGATCGAATTGTTCCAACTGTTGGACTTAATATCGGTCGTGTCGAAGTGTCAAACACAAAACTCGTATTCTGGGACCTGGGAGGTCAG CCTGGTCTTCGCTCTATTTGGGAAAAATACTATGAAGAGGCACATGCTGTGGTTTTCGTAGTTGATGCTGCCTGTCCATCACGTTTTGAGGATTCGAAATCTGCACTTG AAAAGGTTATTCGGCATGAGGATCTACAAGGAGCTCCACTGCTGATATTAGCCAACAAACAG GATCTTGAAGAAGCTGTATCATCTGATGAACTTGCCCGATATCTGGACCTCAAGAAATTGGACGAGAGATCTTATACATTTCAATCTGTTTCTGCATTTGATGG GTTGGGTATAAAAGAAAGTGTGAACTGGCTGGTAGATGCTATGGAGAGAAGCAAGAGAAGTGAAACGTTGAGGGTTCGTGCAGGCTCTAGTGTTGTTTGA
- the LOC140804446 gene encoding homeobox-leucine zipper protein HDG1-like isoform X4, translating to MVHSSSPQLIFNSSPLSLALPKRENTAEMGLMGKGFDNNLSGKTKEDEFGSPSSDNFEAASGDDQETIENKSSKRKKYHRHTPFQIQELEACFKENPHPDEKSRLELGRRLGLDVRQVKFWFQNRRTQIKTQLERHENSILKQENDKLRIENITMKEAMRGPMCNNCGSPAILGEVHIEHHHLMIENARLKDELNRLGVLANKFLGTPACSMHPVMGNSRFDLGVIRDGFCDLNYTESQLPLGLDFGDRVSSDFPLGPPSGLTMGMNSIDVPYNKSVFLDLALAAMNELIKLSQLDSPLWFRSLEGGGETLNLEEYRKTFSPCTGVSSSNLMTEATRSTGTIILNCEAIMETLLDVNRWTEMFPWIIGNASILDLVFSGSGGKRNGVLLLMEAEFQVLSPLVPVRQAKFLRFCKQHKEDVWAVVDVSIDTIFQNPSLNASVNCRRLPSGIVVQDMSNGSSKVTWIEHTEYDESAIHEIYKPLLRSGIGFGAQKWISILQRQCELAATITSSTVSAENNLALTLNGKKSLAKLAQRMTRNFCTGVCSTVHKWEIVQSDINADDTKLAIRKSYGDLGEPSGVILSATTTVWMPVSPIRLFEFLQDEKARVHWDVLSQDGPTQQILYIPKSQEPGNSISILRGNAPPTSRNGVLILQDTFFDTSGSLIVHAAVEIAGMNMVMSGGDSSNLSFLPSGFAILPDCFPDSSKPPSAHESGGSFLTLGFQILVNNLPAAKLTMESIYTVKSLIARTLHGIKTGLHSN from the exons ATGGTTCATTCATCTTCTCCTCAACTCATTTTCAACTCTTCGCCGCTTTCTCTTGCCCTG CCAAAGAGGGAGAATACTGCGGAAATGGGGTTGATGGGGAAAGGTTTTGACAATAATTTAAGTGGAAAGACAAAGGAGGATGAGTTTGGGAGCCCTTCAAGTGATAACTTTGAAGCTGCATCAGGGGATGATCAAGAAACGATTGAAAATAAGTCATCAAAAAGGAAGAAATATCACAGGCACACGCCTTTTCAAATTCAAGAACTTGAGGC TTGTTTCAAGGAGAATCCTCATCCTGACGAGAAATCAAGATTAGAACTAGGAAGAAGACTAGGATTGGATGTTAGGCAGGTCAAATTTTGGTTTCAGAATAGAAGGACTCAAATCAAG ACCCAATTAGAACGTCATGAAAATTCAATCCTAAAACAAGAAAATGATAAGCTCCGCATTGAGAACATTACCATGAAGGAAGCAATGAGAGGCCCAATGTGCAACAACTGTGGTAGCCCAGCTATTCTTGGGGAAGTGCATATTGAGCATCACCATCTAATGATCGAAAATGCACGTCTGAAAGATGAGCTTAACCGACTTGGAGTCTTGGCAAACAAATTCTTGGGTACACCTGCCTGTTCAATGCACCCTGTAATGGGAAACTCGAGATTTGATCTTGGTGTCATTAGGGATGGATTCTGTGATTTGAATTATACGGAATCTCAGTTGCCCTTGGGACTTGATTTCGGCGATCGAGTTTCAAGTGATTTCCCTCTTGGGCCCCCAAGCGGACTTACAATGGGCATGAATAGTATTGATGTTCCTTACAACAAATCCGTGTTTCTTGATCTGGCATTGGCTGCAATGAATGAGCTTATAAAGTTGTCCCAACTAGACAGCCCTCTATGGTTCCGAAGTTTGGAAGGAGGTGGAGAAACATTGAATCTTGAGGAGTACAGAAAAACATTTTCGCCTTGCACAGGTGTGAGTTCCAGTAATCTTATGACGGAAGCAACAAGATCTACTGGTACAATAATTCTAAACTGCGAGGCCATCATGGAAACTTTATTGGATGTG AATCGTTGGACAGAAATGTTTCCGTGGATCATCGGCAACGCCTCAATTCTTGACTTGGTTTTTAGTGGCTCTGGTGGAAAACGAAACGGGGTACTGCTACTG ATGGAAGCTGAATTCCAAGTGTTATCACCTCTGGTACCTGTTCGGCAAGCAAAGTTTCTTCGTTTCTGCAAGCAGCATAAGGAAGATGTTTGGGCTGTCGTTGATGTGTCCATTGACACCATCTTCCAAAATCCAAGCTTAAATGCATCTGTCAATTGCAGGAGGCTCCCTTCCGGTATAGTTGTGCAAGATATGTCAAATGGTAGTTCAAAG GTTACCTGGATTGAGCACACGGAATACGATGAGAGTGCTATCCATGAAATCTACAAGCCATTACTTCGATCCGGCATAGGTTTTGGCGCCCAGAAATGGATTTCAATCCTGCAGCGGCAATGTGAGCTTGCTGCTACTATCACGTCTTCTACTGTCTCCGCAGAAAATAATTTGG CACTTACTCTGAATGGTAAGAAGAGCTTAGCAAAACTGGCACAGCGAATGACTCGAAACTTCTGCACTGGTGTTTGTTCCACGGTTCACAAGTGGGAAATAGTGCAATCTGATATTAATGCCGATGATACGAAGTTGGCGATACGTAAGAGCTATGGTGACTTGGGGGAGCCGTCTGGTGTCATACTGAGTGCTACTACGACTGTTTGGATGCCGGTGTCACCAATACGTTTGTTTGAATTCTTACAGGATGAAAAGGCCCGAGTCCATTGGGATGTCTTATCCCAAGATGGGCCGACACAGCAAATTTTGTACATCCCCAAAAGCCAGGAGCCGGGCAATAGTATTTCTATTCTCCGAGGCAAT GCTCCTCCTACCAGCCGAAACGGGGTGCTGATTTTGCAAGACACTTTCTTTGATACTTCAGGGTCACTCATAGTTCACGCAGCTGTTGAAATTGCCGGAATGAATATGGTGATGAGTGGGGGAGATTCTTCCAACTTGTCTTTCTTGCCTTCTGGATTCGCAATTTTACCCGACTGTTTCCCGGATTCCAGCAAGCCCCCTAGTGCCCATGAGAGTGGTGGTTCTTTTCTGACTTTAGGATTCCAGATACTGGTGAACAACCTGCCAGCAGCCAAGCTGACAATGGAATCCATCTACACCGTCAAATCCCTCATTGCTCGTACACTTCACGGTATCAAAACTGGACTCCATTCCAACTGA
- the LOC140804446 gene encoding homeobox-leucine zipper protein HDG1-like isoform X3 produces the protein MVHSSSPQLIFNSSPLSLALQPKRENTAEMGLMGKGFDNNLSGKTKEDEFGSPSSDNFEAASGDDQETIENKSSKRKKYHRHTPFQIQELEACFKENPHPDEKSRLELGRRLGLDVRQVKFWFQNRRTQIKTQLERHENSILKQENDKLRIENITMKEAMRGPMCNNCGSPAILGEVHIEHHHLMIENARLKDELNRLGVLANKFLGTPACSMHPVMGNSRFDLGVIRDGFCDLNYTESQLPLGLDFGDRVSSDFPLGPPSGLTMGMNSIDVPYNKSVFLDLALAAMNELIKLSQLDSPLWFRSLEGGGETLNLEEYRKTFSPCTGVSSSNLMTEATRSTGTIILNCEAIMETLLDVNRWTEMFPWIIGNASILDLVFSGSGGKRNGVLLLMEAEFQVLSPLVPVRQAKFLRFCKQHKEDVWAVVDVSIDTIFQNPSLNASVNCRRLPSGIVVQDMSNGSSKVTWIEHTEYDESAIHEIYKPLLRSGIGFGAQKWISILQRQCELAATITSSTVSAENNLALTLNGKKSLAKLAQRMTRNFCTGVCSTVHKWEIVQSDINADDTKLAIRKSYGDLGEPSGVILSATTTVWMPVSPIRLFEFLQDEKARVHWDVLSQDGPTQQILYIPKSQEPGNSISILRGNAPPTSRNGVLILQDTFFDTSGSLIVHAAVEIAGMNMVMSGGDSSNLSFLPSGFAILPDCFPDSSKPPSAHESGGSFLTLGFQILVNNLPAAKLTMESIYTVKSLIARTLHGIKTGLHSN, from the exons ATGGTTCATTCATCTTCTCCTCAACTCATTTTCAACTCTTCGCCGCTTTCTCTTGCCCTG CAGCCAAAGAGGGAGAATACTGCGGAAATGGGGTTGATGGGGAAAGGTTTTGACAATAATTTAAGTGGAAAGACAAAGGAGGATGAGTTTGGGAGCCCTTCAAGTGATAACTTTGAAGCTGCATCAGGGGATGATCAAGAAACGATTGAAAATAAGTCATCAAAAAGGAAGAAATATCACAGGCACACGCCTTTTCAAATTCAAGAACTTGAGGC TTGTTTCAAGGAGAATCCTCATCCTGACGAGAAATCAAGATTAGAACTAGGAAGAAGACTAGGATTGGATGTTAGGCAGGTCAAATTTTGGTTTCAGAATAGAAGGACTCAAATCAAG ACCCAATTAGAACGTCATGAAAATTCAATCCTAAAACAAGAAAATGATAAGCTCCGCATTGAGAACATTACCATGAAGGAAGCAATGAGAGGCCCAATGTGCAACAACTGTGGTAGCCCAGCTATTCTTGGGGAAGTGCATATTGAGCATCACCATCTAATGATCGAAAATGCACGTCTGAAAGATGAGCTTAACCGACTTGGAGTCTTGGCAAACAAATTCTTGGGTACACCTGCCTGTTCAATGCACCCTGTAATGGGAAACTCGAGATTTGATCTTGGTGTCATTAGGGATGGATTCTGTGATTTGAATTATACGGAATCTCAGTTGCCCTTGGGACTTGATTTCGGCGATCGAGTTTCAAGTGATTTCCCTCTTGGGCCCCCAAGCGGACTTACAATGGGCATGAATAGTATTGATGTTCCTTACAACAAATCCGTGTTTCTTGATCTGGCATTGGCTGCAATGAATGAGCTTATAAAGTTGTCCCAACTAGACAGCCCTCTATGGTTCCGAAGTTTGGAAGGAGGTGGAGAAACATTGAATCTTGAGGAGTACAGAAAAACATTTTCGCCTTGCACAGGTGTGAGTTCCAGTAATCTTATGACGGAAGCAACAAGATCTACTGGTACAATAATTCTAAACTGCGAGGCCATCATGGAAACTTTATTGGATGTG AATCGTTGGACAGAAATGTTTCCGTGGATCATCGGCAACGCCTCAATTCTTGACTTGGTTTTTAGTGGCTCTGGTGGAAAACGAAACGGGGTACTGCTACTG ATGGAAGCTGAATTCCAAGTGTTATCACCTCTGGTACCTGTTCGGCAAGCAAAGTTTCTTCGTTTCTGCAAGCAGCATAAGGAAGATGTTTGGGCTGTCGTTGATGTGTCCATTGACACCATCTTCCAAAATCCAAGCTTAAATGCATCTGTCAATTGCAGGAGGCTCCCTTCCGGTATAGTTGTGCAAGATATGTCAAATGGTAGTTCAAAG GTTACCTGGATTGAGCACACGGAATACGATGAGAGTGCTATCCATGAAATCTACAAGCCATTACTTCGATCCGGCATAGGTTTTGGCGCCCAGAAATGGATTTCAATCCTGCAGCGGCAATGTGAGCTTGCTGCTACTATCACGTCTTCTACTGTCTCCGCAGAAAATAATTTGG CACTTACTCTGAATGGTAAGAAGAGCTTAGCAAAACTGGCACAGCGAATGACTCGAAACTTCTGCACTGGTGTTTGTTCCACGGTTCACAAGTGGGAAATAGTGCAATCTGATATTAATGCCGATGATACGAAGTTGGCGATACGTAAGAGCTATGGTGACTTGGGGGAGCCGTCTGGTGTCATACTGAGTGCTACTACGACTGTTTGGATGCCGGTGTCACCAATACGTTTGTTTGAATTCTTACAGGATGAAAAGGCCCGAGTCCATTGGGATGTCTTATCCCAAGATGGGCCGACACAGCAAATTTTGTACATCCCCAAAAGCCAGGAGCCGGGCAATAGTATTTCTATTCTCCGAGGCAAT GCTCCTCCTACCAGCCGAAACGGGGTGCTGATTTTGCAAGACACTTTCTTTGATACTTCAGGGTCACTCATAGTTCACGCAGCTGTTGAAATTGCCGGAATGAATATGGTGATGAGTGGGGGAGATTCTTCCAACTTGTCTTTCTTGCCTTCTGGATTCGCAATTTTACCCGACTGTTTCCCGGATTCCAGCAAGCCCCCTAGTGCCCATGAGAGTGGTGGTTCTTTTCTGACTTTAGGATTCCAGATACTGGTGAACAACCTGCCAGCAGCCAAGCTGACAATGGAATCCATCTACACCGTCAAATCCCTCATTGCTCGTACACTTCACGGTATCAAAACTGGACTCCATTCCAACTGA
- the LOC140804446 gene encoding homeobox-leucine zipper protein HDG1-like isoform X1 gives MSFGDFILKNSRGLRDDSGIAAMVADGLFNPKSNNSMSYPLQMVHSSSPQLIFNSSPLSLALQPKRENTAEMGLMGKGFDNNLSGKTKEDEFGSPSSDNFEAASGDDQETIENKSSKRKKYHRHTPFQIQELEACFKENPHPDEKSRLELGRRLGLDVRQVKFWFQNRRTQIKTQLERHENSILKQENDKLRIENITMKEAMRGPMCNNCGSPAILGEVHIEHHHLMIENARLKDELNRLGVLANKFLGTPACSMHPVMGNSRFDLGVIRDGFCDLNYTESQLPLGLDFGDRVSSDFPLGPPSGLTMGMNSIDVPYNKSVFLDLALAAMNELIKLSQLDSPLWFRSLEGGGETLNLEEYRKTFSPCTGVSSSNLMTEATRSTGTIILNCEAIMETLLDVNRWTEMFPWIIGNASILDLVFSGSGGKRNGVLLLMEAEFQVLSPLVPVRQAKFLRFCKQHKEDVWAVVDVSIDTIFQNPSLNASVNCRRLPSGIVVQDMSNGSSKVTWIEHTEYDESAIHEIYKPLLRSGIGFGAQKWISILQRQCELAATITSSTVSAENNLALTLNGKKSLAKLAQRMTRNFCTGVCSTVHKWEIVQSDINADDTKLAIRKSYGDLGEPSGVILSATTTVWMPVSPIRLFEFLQDEKARVHWDVLSQDGPTQQILYIPKSQEPGNSISILRGNAPPTSRNGVLILQDTFFDTSGSLIVHAAVEIAGMNMVMSGGDSSNLSFLPSGFAILPDCFPDSSKPPSAHESGGSFLTLGFQILVNNLPAAKLTMESIYTVKSLIARTLHGIKTGLHSN, from the exons ATAGCAGAGGTCTAAGGGACGACAGTGGCATTGCTGCAATGGTTGCTGATGGTTTATTCAACCCAAAGTCTAATAACTCCATGTCTTATCCTCTGCAGATGGTTCATTCATCTTCTCCTCAACTCATTTTCAACTCTTCGCCGCTTTCTCTTGCCCTG CAGCCAAAGAGGGAGAATACTGCGGAAATGGGGTTGATGGGGAAAGGTTTTGACAATAATTTAAGTGGAAAGACAAAGGAGGATGAGTTTGGGAGCCCTTCAAGTGATAACTTTGAAGCTGCATCAGGGGATGATCAAGAAACGATTGAAAATAAGTCATCAAAAAGGAAGAAATATCACAGGCACACGCCTTTTCAAATTCAAGAACTTGAGGC TTGTTTCAAGGAGAATCCTCATCCTGACGAGAAATCAAGATTAGAACTAGGAAGAAGACTAGGATTGGATGTTAGGCAGGTCAAATTTTGGTTTCAGAATAGAAGGACTCAAATCAAG ACCCAATTAGAACGTCATGAAAATTCAATCCTAAAACAAGAAAATGATAAGCTCCGCATTGAGAACATTACCATGAAGGAAGCAATGAGAGGCCCAATGTGCAACAACTGTGGTAGCCCAGCTATTCTTGGGGAAGTGCATATTGAGCATCACCATCTAATGATCGAAAATGCACGTCTGAAAGATGAGCTTAACCGACTTGGAGTCTTGGCAAACAAATTCTTGGGTACACCTGCCTGTTCAATGCACCCTGTAATGGGAAACTCGAGATTTGATCTTGGTGTCATTAGGGATGGATTCTGTGATTTGAATTATACGGAATCTCAGTTGCCCTTGGGACTTGATTTCGGCGATCGAGTTTCAAGTGATTTCCCTCTTGGGCCCCCAAGCGGACTTACAATGGGCATGAATAGTATTGATGTTCCTTACAACAAATCCGTGTTTCTTGATCTGGCATTGGCTGCAATGAATGAGCTTATAAAGTTGTCCCAACTAGACAGCCCTCTATGGTTCCGAAGTTTGGAAGGAGGTGGAGAAACATTGAATCTTGAGGAGTACAGAAAAACATTTTCGCCTTGCACAGGTGTGAGTTCCAGTAATCTTATGACGGAAGCAACAAGATCTACTGGTACAATAATTCTAAACTGCGAGGCCATCATGGAAACTTTATTGGATGTG AATCGTTGGACAGAAATGTTTCCGTGGATCATCGGCAACGCCTCAATTCTTGACTTGGTTTTTAGTGGCTCTGGTGGAAAACGAAACGGGGTACTGCTACTG ATGGAAGCTGAATTCCAAGTGTTATCACCTCTGGTACCTGTTCGGCAAGCAAAGTTTCTTCGTTTCTGCAAGCAGCATAAGGAAGATGTTTGGGCTGTCGTTGATGTGTCCATTGACACCATCTTCCAAAATCCAAGCTTAAATGCATCTGTCAATTGCAGGAGGCTCCCTTCCGGTATAGTTGTGCAAGATATGTCAAATGGTAGTTCAAAG GTTACCTGGATTGAGCACACGGAATACGATGAGAGTGCTATCCATGAAATCTACAAGCCATTACTTCGATCCGGCATAGGTTTTGGCGCCCAGAAATGGATTTCAATCCTGCAGCGGCAATGTGAGCTTGCTGCTACTATCACGTCTTCTACTGTCTCCGCAGAAAATAATTTGG CACTTACTCTGAATGGTAAGAAGAGCTTAGCAAAACTGGCACAGCGAATGACTCGAAACTTCTGCACTGGTGTTTGTTCCACGGTTCACAAGTGGGAAATAGTGCAATCTGATATTAATGCCGATGATACGAAGTTGGCGATACGTAAGAGCTATGGTGACTTGGGGGAGCCGTCTGGTGTCATACTGAGTGCTACTACGACTGTTTGGATGCCGGTGTCACCAATACGTTTGTTTGAATTCTTACAGGATGAAAAGGCCCGAGTCCATTGGGATGTCTTATCCCAAGATGGGCCGACACAGCAAATTTTGTACATCCCCAAAAGCCAGGAGCCGGGCAATAGTATTTCTATTCTCCGAGGCAAT GCTCCTCCTACCAGCCGAAACGGGGTGCTGATTTTGCAAGACACTTTCTTTGATACTTCAGGGTCACTCATAGTTCACGCAGCTGTTGAAATTGCCGGAATGAATATGGTGATGAGTGGGGGAGATTCTTCCAACTTGTCTTTCTTGCCTTCTGGATTCGCAATTTTACCCGACTGTTTCCCGGATTCCAGCAAGCCCCCTAGTGCCCATGAGAGTGGTGGTTCTTTTCTGACTTTAGGATTCCAGATACTGGTGAACAACCTGCCAGCAGCCAAGCTGACAATGGAATCCATCTACACCGTCAAATCCCTCATTGCTCGTACACTTCACGGTATCAAAACTGGACTCCATTCCAACTGA
- the LOC140804654 gene encoding remorin-like: MTVGEAQKVEPEVPPPPPPPQVAPVEAPKDVAGEKAVVPPPTEEKPDDSKALAVVEKPAEVKGHGGSIDRDAVLTRVATEKRLSFIRAWEDSEKSKAENKAQKKLSAIGVWENCKKAGLEAELKQIEEKLEKKKAKYIEKVKNKVAVIHKAAEEKRATTEANRGEDLLKAEETAAKYRATGTGPRKLLGCF, translated from the exons ATGACCGTGGGAGAAGCCCAGAAGGTGGAGCCGGAGGTCCCGCCTCCGCCTCCCCCGCCACAGGTAGCGCCAGTTGAAGCTCCGAAAGATGTAGCAGGAGAGAAGGCTGTAGTCCCTCCTCCGACCGAAGAGAAACCGGATGATTCCAAGGCTCTTGCTGTCGTTGAAA AACCTGCTGAGGTGAAAGGACACGGGGGATCTATCGACAGAG ACGCAGTATTAACTCGGGTAGCAACGGAGAAGAGGTTGTCCTTTATCAGAGCTTGGGAGGACAGTGAGAAGTCGAAAGCTGAAAACAA AGCTCAGAAGAAATTATCAGCCATTGGGGTATGGGAAAACTGCAAGAAAGCTGGTCTAGAAGCCGAGCTTAAGCAGATTGAG GAAAAACTGGAGAAAAAGAAAGCAAAATACATAGAGAAGGTGAAAAACAAGGTTGCCGTAATCCACAAGGCAGCAGAAGAAAAACGAGCAACAACTGAAGCCAATCGAGGGGAAGATCTTCTCAAGGCAGAGGAGACTGCGGCAAAATACCGCGCCACCGGAACTGGTCCAAGAAAATTACTGGGGTGTTTTTGA